TGACGTAGCCCCGCGTGTTCCACGGCGAAAAGCTGCACCGGCGGCAGGTCCAGTCCGCGGCGTACAGCCGATTGCTGTTGCGCGAAATCTGGGTGATGTACGCCACGGCGCCCTCCACCTCGTCCACGGTGGGGGTGCTGCCCTTGATGGGGATGGTGGCAAGCCGCTCGATGAGCTCCTTCACGGTGATGGGCTGGAAGGGGCCGACGGGCGGCTCGAAGTAGGTGGTGAACGCGGTGCCCAGCGTGGCCTGGTTGGCGATGCCCTGGCCGTTGGGGATGTAGCCCTCCCGGATGTCCGCGTTGGCCGCCAGCGGTCCGGTGGCGCCGAACAGCGACGCGGCGGTGCCGGCGACGGAGCCCTGGTACAGCGGGTAGCTCGTGAAGGTCGCGTCGTTCAGCTCATGGAAGTCCGCGAAGTACTTCGCCGCGGTGCCTGTCAGCGACTGCTGGAACGGCGTGTCGTTGAGGCGCGTGGTGAGGTAGGCGCGCTCCGTGCTGTCCACGCCCTGGGGCCCGGTGTCGTAGATGAACGCCTCCAGCGCGGCCCGGAGCTCCGAGCGGACGATGGCCGTTCCACCGGGGCTGTTGGGGCCCTGCGCCGTGGAGATGCTCGCTTCAAAGGCGGGGATGCTGGTGGTGGACGAGGCGAACGCCGCCGGAGCGGCGAGCAGGGCCAGACCGCTCAGCAGCGACGTCATCGACAGGGTCTTCATGGGAAACCTCCTCAAGGGGGAAGCCACGAACAACGCGGTGGCCAGTACCACGTTCCCCTGACACAGGTTTCACGATGCGGGCTGCGGTGCCGCGGGCGTGGGCGCGTTGCGGCGCAGGGGCGCGAGCAGCGCGAGGAACGCGGCGGACAGCGCGACGCCCAGGAGGAACATGTTCCCGTAGCCCAGGTTGCCGTACCTCGGATCCGCGAGCAGTCCCGCCAGCGGCCCGGCGGGCGCCTTGCCCGCGACCTCCACGCTGGCCAGGAGCGTGTAGTGCGTGGCGCCGATTCTCCGGTCCGTGCGCGACATCATGAACGCGAACATCACGGTGGTGAGCGCGCCGCCGAAGAACTCCTCGGTGAGCGTGACGCCCAGCACGCCCGCGTCGCTGACGCCGGTCTGCGTGAGCAGCCACCGCCCCGCGAGCGGCAACAGGCGCAGCGCTCCGGTGAGGGCCACCGCGCGCAAGAGCGGCAGGCGCGCGGCGAGGAGTCCCCCGCACATGGACCCCAGGAGCGACGCGGCGGTGCCCCACGTGCCCACCCACAGGCCGATGCGCGCCGGCGTGAAGCCCGCGTCCACGAGGAAGGGCTTGTAGAGGACGTCGGACATCGTCTCGCCCAGCTTGTACGTGCCGATGAAGAGCAGGAGCCACCCGGTGCCCGGCAGGGTGAGCACGGACTTGATGCGGGCGAGCAGGGCGGGCCAGTCCAGCTTCGGTGACTCCGGGCCTTCGGCTTCGCGCGGAGGCGGCTCGCGCACGAAGAGGACGACGGTGAAGACGGTCAGGCACAGCGCAGACATGACGAGGAACAGCCCCGACCAGCCGATGCTCGCGCTGGCCCAGACCAGCAGCCCGCCACCGGTGAGCATGCCCAGCTTGTAGCCCACGACCTGCGCGGTGTTGCCCAGGCCCAGCTCCTCCGGACGCAAGAGGTCCACCGCGAAGCCGTCCACCGCGATGTCCTGCGTCGCGGCGAAGAGGTTCATCACGAAGATGAGGCCCAACAGCAGCGGCAGCGAGTCCTGCCCCGCCGCGAAGGCCGCCCCCGCGCACGCGAGCGCCAGCCCCGCCTGCATGGGCAAG
This DNA window, taken from Corallococcus coralloides DSM 2259, encodes the following:
- a CDS encoding MFS transporter; translated protein: MRRIPSRLWLLCALYFVQGLPFGFQVTALPVYLRTRGVSLAALGFAGALSLPWMLKALWAPLVDRYGSARIGRRRSWILPMQAGLALACAGAAFAAGQDSLPLLLGLIFVMNLFAATQDIAVDGFAVDLLRPEELGLGNTAQVVGYKLGMLTGGGLLVWASASIGWSGLFLVMSALCLTVFTVVLFVREPPPREAEGPESPKLDWPALLARIKSVLTLPGTGWLLLFIGTYKLGETMSDVLYKPFLVDAGFTPARIGLWVGTWGTAASLLGSMCGGLLAARLPLLRAVALTGALRLLPLAGRWLLTQTGVSDAGVLGVTLTEEFFGGALTTVMFAFMMSRTDRRIGATHYTLLASVEVAGKAPAGPLAGLLADPRYGNLGYGNMFLLGVALSAAFLALLAPLRRNAPTPAAPQPAS